One Ranitomeya imitator isolate aRanImi1 chromosome 1, aRanImi1.pri, whole genome shotgun sequence DNA window includes the following coding sequences:
- the C1H14orf132 gene encoding uncharacterized protein C14orf132 homolog, with protein MDLSFMAAQLPVMGGAFMDSPNEEFGTEYSLFNSSANVHAASSAPIPPEEPARSSNDAILLWIAIIATIGNIIVVGVVYAFTF; from the coding sequence CTCCCTGTTATGGGAGGAGCTTTTATGGACTCTCCGAATGAGGAATTTGGAACTGAATATTCCCTTTTCAACTCATCGGCCAACGTCCACGCTGCCTCATCTGCCCCAATTCCCCCTGAAGAACCAGCTCGCTCCTCCAATGATGCTATATTGTTATGGATTGCGATTATTGCCACTATTGGAAATATCATAGTGGTTGGGGTGGTCTACGCCTTTACCTTTTAA